A window of Pararhodobacter sp. genomic DNA:
GCGCGGCCTCGACATGCAGCCAGGCACCCACGCTCGCGGCCTCGAACGACGGAACACCACGCGCCAGAAGCCCGGTGATCACCCCCGCCAGAACATCGCCCGCGCCCGCCGTGGCCAACCACGGCACCGCCCGGTCATAGGCCGCCGCGTGAACCGCGCACCGGCCCGATGGCGCGGCAATGACGGTATCGGCACCCTTCAAGAGCACCGTGCAACCGGCCCGTTTCGCGGCCGCGCGCACCGCCTCCACTTTGGAAAACGGCCCGTCTGACACGGGGACTTGCGCCAAATCCGGAAACAATCGGCGGAACTCGCCCCCATGCGGGGTCAGCACGCAGCGGTCGTGCAGCAACGACCAGAGCGCGCCGGGGTCCTCGGCAAACACCGTCAAGGCGTCGGCATCGAGCACCACGGCGCGGCGCACGCACGCCTGTGAACCCGTTGCGCTCAACGCCGCCGCGACCAAACCACGCGCGCGGGTCAGCCCCAGCCCCGGCCCCAGGCAGAGCGTCGCAATCCGCGCGTCGCGCAAGGTCTCGATCAGCGCCTCGGGCCCGTCGAGCCGGTGCAACATCACCGCATCCAGCCGCGCGGCATTCTCCTGCAACGCCGCGGCCGGAACACCCAGCGTCACCAACCCCGCACCGACCCGCAAAGCCGCCCGCGCCGCCAGTCGCGCCGCGCCGCCCCTGGCCACGCCCCCCGACAGGATCAGCGCGTGGCCGTGGTCGTATTTGTGGCCGCTCGCCTTGCGCAACCAGCGCGAGACATCGTCGCCGACCAGGTCCACAATCGCCGGGTCACCGAGGTCTTTGGCGGGTCGGTCCGGCAGCCCGATATCGACCACACACACCGCGCCGCAGAGTGCCGGCCCCTCGGCCAGATAATGACCCAGTTTGGCGCGGTGAAAGCTCACCGTCAGATCGGCGCGCAAACCGCAGCCCCGATCCTGACCGGTAT
This region includes:
- a CDS encoding NAD(P)H-hydrate dehydratase, whose product is MTEILTSAQMRAVETAAIESGAVLGATLMERAGAGVVAALGAAWPQLSSPGFAVVLCGPGNNGGDGFVIARLLCDRGWRVSVLLYGDGARLPPDASTNFARWSELGTVSALKDPSSGIIGALQDKSPDLIIDALFGTGLTRDLPGDLRQALHDASQWLRHHPAPPKVVAVDIPSGLCADTGQDRGCGLRADLTVSFHRAKLGHYLAEGPALCGAVCVVDIGLPDRPAKDLGDPAIVDLVGDDVSRWLRKASGHKYDHGHALILSGGVARGGAARLAARAALRVGAGLVTLGVPAAALQENAARLDAVMLHRLDGPEALIETLRDARIATLCLGPGLGLTRARGLVAAALSATGSQACVRRAVVLDADALTVFAEDPGALWSLLHDRCVLTPHGGEFRRLFPDLAQVPVSDGPFSKVEAVRAAAKRAGCTVLLKGADTVIAAPSGRCAVHAAAYDRAVPWLATAGAGDVLAGVITGLLARGVPSFEAASVGAWLHVEAARRFGPGLIAEDLPDQIPQVLRGL